Proteins co-encoded in one Gossypium arboreum isolate Shixiya-1 chromosome 11, ASM2569848v2, whole genome shotgun sequence genomic window:
- the LOC108474174 gene encoding 2-methyl-6-phytyl-1,4-hydroquinone methyltransferase, chloroplastic-like, whose translation MASSMLNGAENFTLIRGVTPNRIDFLGSGFHGKHLSNLGLASSARISRPGTTMAPKCGLSASRPASQPRFIQHKKEAFWFYRFLSIIYDHVINPGHWTEDMRDDALEPADLNNRNMIVVDVGGGTGFTTLGIVKHVDAKNVTILDQSPHQLAKAKQKESLKECRIIEGDAEDLPFRTDYADRYVSAGSIEYWPDPQRGIKEAYRVLKLGGKACLIGPVYPTFWLSRFFADVWMLFPKEEEYIEWFEKAGFKDVQLKRIGPKWYRGVRRHGLIMGCSVTGVKPASGDSPLQLGPKAEDVSKPINPLTFLLRFILGTMAATYYVLVPIYMWLKDQIVPEGQPI comes from the exons ATGGCTTCTTCCATGCTCAATGGAGCAGAAAACTTCACTCTCATTAGGGGGGTAACCCCAAATAGGATTGATTTTTTAGGGTCAGGTTTTCATGGGAAACACTTATCCAATTTGGGTTTAGCCTCTAGTGCGAGGATCTCCAGGCCAGGAACAACAATGGCTCCAAAGTGCGGCTTATCAGCATCAAGGCCAGCTTCACAACCAAGATTCATACAACACAAAAAGGAGGCTTTTTGGTTCTACAGGTTCCTCTCAATTATATATGACCATGTGATAAACCCTGGTCACTGGACTGAAGACATGAGGGATGATGCACTTGAGCCAGCCGATCTTAACAACAGGAACATGATTGTTGTAGATGTTGGTGGTGGAACTGGTTTCACTACTTTGGGTATCGTTAAGCATGTGGATGCTAAGAACGTTACAATTCTCGACCAATCTCCGCACCAGCTTGCCAAGGCTAAGCAAAAGGAGTCTCTGAAGGAGTGCaggataattgaaggtgatgcaGAAGATCTCCCCTTCCGTACTGATTATGCCGACAGATATGTGTCTGCTGGCAG CATAGAGTACTGGCCAGACCCACAACGGGGCATCAAGGAAGCATACAGGGTGTTGAAACTAGGAGGAAAAGCTTGTCTGATTGGTCCTGTGTACCCTACATTCTGGTTGTCACGCTTCTTTGCGGATGTTTGGATGCTTTTCCCTAAGGAGGAAGAGTACATTGAGTGGTTTGAAAAGGCTGGATTTAAGGATGTCCAACTCAAAAGGATTGGCCCTAAGTGGTATCGTGGAGTTCGCAGACATGGTTTGATCATGGGGTGCTCTGTAACTGGTGTCAAACCTGCATCTGGGGACTCTCCTTTGCAG CTTGGCCCGAAGGCAGAGGATGTATCGAAACCGATAAACCCATTAACATTCCTGTTGCGCTTTATACTGGGTACCATGGCAGCTACGTATTATGTATTGGTACCTATCTATATGTGGTTGAAGGATCAAATTGTGCCGGaaggtcaaccaatctaa